CATGTGTATGGCCTGACAACGTTAAATGAAAATTCTTTTCGTGATGTTGCACTTCATAATCCCAATGTGACGGATCATGAGACATTAAAATTTTAAAATCTTCTTTGTTCAAATGTTGCGCAGCTTTATTCAAATCTCCCGCTTGCTTGAAATTATGACCCCAATTCTCCACTCCTACCAAAGCAATTTTTTGACCTCCTTTTTCAATAAAAGTATGTTCGTTTAGCAATAATTTAAAATCAATTTGCCCATAAAGATTTTTTATGGCTTGAAAATTTGCTTCTTTAGCTTTTTCTGATGGCCAAGTCACATACTCTCCATAATCATGATTTCCGAGAACCGAATATTTACCATATTCATGTTTCTTAATTCGATTAAAAGTATCCAACCAAGGATGCATTTCTTTTGCATCAGTGTTTACGATATCACCTGTAAATAATATCAAATCCGAATTTTGTTCATTAACCAAATCAATAGCATATTCTATTTTCTCCGGATTATCAAAACTTCCGCTGTGAACATCTGAAATCTGAGTGATTTTGAATCCATCAAAAGCATCTGGCAAATCTGGAAAAAAGATACTTTGCTTAATGACTTTATAATTATATCTGCCTTCAAAAATTCCATAAATCAAAGATAAAAAAGGCACCGCTGCCAATCCTAATCCAATCTGACTTACGAACTTTCGTCTGGAGGCAAAAAAAGTTACATTATCATTACTAGAAATAAAATGATTTACTGATCCCGCACCCAATCTAAAAACATCTTCACCAATTAAAACAAGAGTCAAAACCAATTTAGGAATATATACCAAAAGAACCAAACCCATAGTAAACATAGTTTGCTTGGTTTGACCCACAGAACGATCAAATTGCATAAAAGAATAAACAATAAAAACCAAGACAAGTACACTTATAATCTGGTAGGACAGCAAAGCCCACTTTATCTTTACTAAAGTTCGCAATGCCTGAAAAGCATAGAGTTCAATAACAAGAAGAAACAGACAAAGTAATAGAAATCTAAAACCCATTTGAATAAAAATTTTAGGCAAAATAACAAAATAATTGAGCCAAACAGATTTTAATTAATTAAAATTTAACTCAAAAAGTAAACTTTAATCCCGTTTGTTTATTTTTACGGATTAAAATTTACAATTAAATATATGTCTGCCCAAAAACGCCTTTTCCTTCTCGATGCTTATGCTTTAATCTTTCGCGGTTATTTTGCCTTTATAAAAAACCCAAGAATCAATTCGAAAGGAATGGACACTTCCGCCATTATGGGATTTATGAATGCCTTGATGGACGTTATCAAACGTGAAAAACCAGACCATTTGGCTGTGGCATTTGACAACGGCGGAAGTCAATTGAGAAACGAAATCTATCCAGCATACAAAGCGCACCGCGATGCTACGCCCGAAGCCATCAAAATTGCCCTTCCTTATATTCAGGAATTATTAAAAGCGATGCATATTCCTATTATTGAAGTCAAAGGTTATGAAGCCGACGACTTGATTGGAACTTTGGCCAAACAAGCCGAAAAAGAAGATTTCAAAGTGTATATGGTTACACCGGATAAGGATTTTGCCCAATTAGTTTCCGAGAATATTTTTATGTACAAACCGGCTCGAATGGGGAATGACATCGAAATTTGGGGAATTCCCGAAGTTTTGGCTCGATTCGAAATCGATCGTCCCGATCAAGTAATCGATTTCCTTGGAATGATGGGTGACGCAGCCGATAATATTCCAGGATTACCAGGTGTTGGCGAAAAAACTGCCAAGAAATTCCTGAAAGAATATGGCACAATGGAAAACCTTTTGGCGAATACACATCAATTAAAAGGAGCCATAAAAGATAAAATCGAAGCCAATGCCGAATTAGGTTTATTATCCAAAA
This region of Flavobacterium lacustre genomic DNA includes:
- a CDS encoding metallophosphoesterase; its protein translation is MGFRFLLLCLFLLVIELYAFQALRTLVKIKWALLSYQIISVLVLVFIVYSFMQFDRSVGQTKQTMFTMGLVLLVYIPKLVLTLVLIGEDVFRLGAGSVNHFISSNDNVTFFASRRKFVSQIGLGLAAVPFLSLIYGIFEGRYNYKVIKQSIFFPDLPDAFDGFKITQISDVHSGSFDNPEKIEYAIDLVNEQNSDLILFTGDIVNTDAKEMHPWLDTFNRIKKHEYGKYSVLGNHDYGEYVTWPSEKAKEANFQAIKNLYGQIDFKLLLNEHTFIEKGGQKIALVGVENWGHNFKQAGDLNKAAQHLNKEDFKILMSHDPSHWDYEVQHHEKNFHLTLSGHTHGMQFGIEIPGYFKWSLAQYVYKQWAGLYENLGRYVYVNRGFGYHAYPGRVGIMPEITVIELKKGKSVA